The following proteins come from a genomic window of Leptotrichia sp. OH3620_COT-345:
- a CDS encoding filamentous hemagglutinin N-terminal domain-containing protein: protein ANLIITEVTGKNKSNINGIVEVAGQRADLVMANRNGIFVNGGGFLNTDRVTLTTGNLHMKDGDLVGIDVSQGHIGIGERG, encoded by the coding sequence GCAAACTTAATCATAACGGAAGTGACAGGAAAGAATAAGAGTAATATAAACGGAATAGTGGAAGTGGCAGGACAAAGAGCTGACCTTGTAATGGCAAATAGAAACGGAATATTTGTTAACGGGGGCGGTTTTTTAAATACGGACAGAGTAACGCTTACAACAGGAAATTTACATATGAAAGACGGGGACTTAGTAGGCATAGATGTATCACAGGGACATATAGGGATAGGAGAAAGAGG